One segment of Rhodopirellula baltica SH 1 DNA contains the following:
- a CDS encoding Gfo/Idh/MocA family protein, which translates to MTKSICRWGILGAANIARKNWKAIRMSGNGVVAAVASRDVQRAEAFIHDCSLECPPVITGPDGSAELTRPEAIGDYQALLNRDDIDAVYIALPTTHRKKWVLAAAAAGKHVIAEKPFAVHAEDAIEMADACREAGVNLMDGVMFDHSSRLPELKHTLTDPVAFGDLKRIQTHFSFCGDDSFEEANIRASADLEPHGALGDLGWYCIRFTLWAAGDRLPTAVSGQSTVRLDDGRVPGEFQGEMRFDDGLTAGFFCSFFCVNQQTATLSGNRGYATLNDFVLPFSGSESSWETHQHELFIDNCRWNFGEHSRKHGVTEHASGEADSQETRMFRHFADEVLHRRVEARSSEIAVKTQQVLDALRRSDADESRWVKL; encoded by the coding sequence ATGACCAAGTCAATCTGCCGCTGGGGAATTCTAGGCGCAGCGAACATCGCTCGCAAAAACTGGAAAGCCATCCGGATGAGCGGCAACGGAGTTGTCGCTGCTGTCGCCAGTCGAGACGTGCAGCGAGCCGAAGCTTTCATTCACGATTGCTCGCTTGAATGCCCGCCCGTGATCACCGGACCAGACGGATCGGCCGAACTGACTCGCCCCGAAGCCATCGGTGATTACCAAGCTTTACTAAACCGCGACGACATCGACGCGGTTTACATCGCCTTGCCAACCACACACCGCAAAAAGTGGGTTCTTGCTGCCGCCGCTGCGGGGAAGCACGTGATCGCCGAAAAACCGTTCGCGGTCCATGCTGAAGATGCCATTGAAATGGCCGATGCCTGTCGCGAAGCGGGCGTGAATTTGATGGACGGCGTGATGTTTGATCATTCCAGCCGACTACCCGAACTGAAGCACACGCTGACCGACCCCGTCGCGTTTGGCGATCTCAAACGAATCCAAACGCATTTCTCGTTTTGCGGCGACGACTCGTTCGAAGAAGCCAACATTCGCGCCAGCGCCGATCTCGAACCACACGGCGCACTCGGCGACCTTGGCTGGTACTGCATTCGATTCACGCTCTGGGCAGCCGGCGATCGATTGCCGACTGCCGTCAGTGGCCAGTCGACGGTTCGCTTGGACGATGGACGTGTGCCTGGCGAATTCCAAGGCGAAATGCGTTTCGATGACGGACTGACCGCGGGCTTTTTCTGTTCGTTCTTTTGCGTCAACCAACAAACGGCAACGCTCTCTGGTAACCGCGGCTACGCAACGTTGAACGATTTTGTATTGCCGTTTAGTGGATCGGAATCCAGTTGGGAGACACACCAGCACGAACTGTTCATTGACAACTGCCGCTGGAACTTTGGCGAGCATAGTCGCAAACACGGCGTCACCGAACACGCCAGCGGCGAAGCGGACTCGCAAGAGACTCGAATGTTTCGACACTTCGCTGATGAAGTCTTGCATCGCCGAGTTGAAGCTCGCTCGTCGGAGATTGCGGTCAAGACTCAGCAAGTGCTTGACGCGTTGCGTCGCAGCGACGCAGATGAAAGCCGCTGGGTCAAGCTTTAG
- a CDS encoding Uma2 family endonuclease, translated as MSTALQLSLEEYDRMIAAGAFVGMDRHIELIRGELRQMNPAGPVHGDLIMYLLDWSHDQADRSAFLVTGRSGVNMPEVGSRPEPDVFWIHRRRYRDRHPGVSDVVLAIEVADSSLQYDLGEKADLYAEAGLAEYWVFDVPHQRLHVMREPTGKAYNHREIFQIGDSASPSIQPTATLDLQDLFEGE; from the coding sequence ATGAGTACGGCACTGCAATTGTCACTCGAAGAATACGACCGGATGATTGCTGCGGGAGCATTCGTCGGTATGGACCGACACATCGAATTGATTCGTGGGGAGTTGCGCCAGATGAATCCAGCAGGACCGGTTCACGGGGATTTGATCATGTACTTACTTGATTGGTCTCACGATCAGGCGGATCGCTCCGCTTTTCTTGTAACCGGCCGATCTGGCGTGAACATGCCTGAAGTGGGCAGTCGTCCTGAACCAGACGTGTTCTGGATCCATCGCAGACGCTACCGCGACCGACATCCTGGAGTGAGTGATGTTGTTCTCGCGATTGAGGTGGCCGATTCCAGCTTGCAGTATGACTTGGGCGAGAAAGCAGACTTATACGCGGAGGCAGGACTCGCCGAGTACTGGGTCTTCGATGTACCGCATCAACGACTGCACGTGATGCGTGAACCAACCGGCAAAGCATACAACCATCGCGAAATCTTTCAGATTGGCGATTCAGCCTCTCCATCGATCCAACCCACCGCGACCCTGGACCTGCAAGATTTATTTGAAGGTGAATAA
- a CDS encoding BlaI/MecI/CopY family transcriptional regulator produces the protein MAKKKLAEPAKLGARERQILDAVYHLGQASVADVRSQLNDPPSYSSVRTMMGILETKGFLRRHRDGVRHLYSATRSREKAGRSALTHLMSTFFEGSASKMIAALLDESASQLSEDELAELQQSIDQARKQGN, from the coding sequence ATGGCGAAAAAGAAACTGGCTGAACCTGCAAAACTAGGAGCCCGCGAACGGCAGATTCTGGATGCCGTCTATCACCTTGGGCAGGCTTCAGTCGCTGATGTGAGGTCGCAACTGAACGACCCGCCGAGCTACTCCTCCGTTCGCACAATGATGGGAATCCTGGAAACGAAGGGATTTCTGCGGAGGCATCGTGATGGAGTTCGCCACCTCTATTCGGCAACTCGATCTCGCGAGAAAGCGGGGCGATCGGCGCTGACGCACCTGATGTCGACGTTCTTCGAAGGATCCGCCAGCAAGATGATCGCCGCTTTACTGGATGAATCAGCGAGCCAATTGTCCGAAGACGAATTGGCTGAACTCCAGCAATCCATTGACCAAGCTCGCAAGCAAGGGAACTGA
- a CDS encoding M56 family metallopeptidase, translating into MSLSDWMFDVSMKSFIVMAIVSLMVLVFHRSSAAVRHRIWTLGLCGTLCIPLLTCLLPSYQVAVLPPTSVASVATIASTNSTADESEMLEPLLVSDPPQQSPSALPDATVINVASEAESAHQPDRASAPSILMPPLVQTPAASDSLWIVLYLIGTTVLLTTWLLRQFRTLNWISNAHPVDEPNVLSLLSEIRKDWMERNASSRSPQVSLLHREDLSMPCAAGIFRPVILLPTECLTWPQERLRSVLLHELAHVVRRDLLTQSLAEICRAVYWFNPFVWLAVARLHVEREQACDDHVLRSGVVASEYAETLLDVARDYRRSHHAIGLAMARPNALQQRIVSLLDATRSRIAVNRSVALGVLVAITMISGAVSVLRPSSMADEPTKVAEQTEELGVQTRGIGVSTEVLLRGTVVDSKGIPVPDPQIEITLHLASGNRRLKPTISGNSFETWLPASRLSWYGFHVDVRRDGTSDERAFHSVSRRELRGFLEGGMNIQLQRPTGFTEIHVTEKNQPVPNANVQVQIAFGRTAREKTDRNGMARIGLYENKRLSSITAWTADHRVGGYQFSRQPVRDGNAPVHYVELSKCRDQTIRMVDEDGAGIEGVEFRMQLATPVPHVNYIGTTEQWELKTDSNGEAVLKYFPDWPEVHRYAELLSQDWFILKKATPVDDALVITLKRRVKRHRVMGSLKGDQITVAGFSVQAGTFQAETEGHSEQLFAITDSQGHFWIDVLPGATYSVRINDSNLISDYSDVLAFDPETSQVNAPELTLQEGVVAKAKLTAGKDRTPIANASVSFWEKHQYEWMEDGTSRTGVTGRSTWATTDEDGIATMLVLPGIVEVSARQNDWRSSARIDAAEDGENFAELHREIAESRLVTGKLVLAENADASLNDCELTIGAIDGKTWDQRSLQVDGDSEFSFATAASKLGICAITDDKKFAGITIARDLTEPIVVTLNPTETIRGRLLDSNGIPVAGRTIIARGTFADSLDNRTLDPFTKVSAPTQVTVTNQTTESDADGNYVITGLPCFVTTTIYVEGQDWRLDQVYLQPGEKRPTLVSRLHSTTQSKASRKPIVLRWSTLMRDSRLGGYRSLVILSQDNVEVNQFIDDHLLNYRKNRVAAKFMTLTYHPNPADARFAATQNWTIPSENKLTAIAYDKSGTEIGRETFDADDPNSAAHAAAFLHQHAPEDVDMEQAWNEAFAVAEQTDRRVWVRLSGRYCGPCFTFARWLDDHSNVLSKDFVMLKLEQGTSSENSEIVNRLTDGNHVGIPFHAMFFADGTKIIDSKGPLGNIGSVSGFEGKQHLRKMLEASCQRISPTEMQSVISSLED; encoded by the coding sequence ATGTCACTCAGCGATTGGATGTTCGACGTATCGATGAAGTCATTCATCGTGATGGCGATCGTGAGTTTGATGGTGCTGGTGTTTCACCGATCCTCCGCAGCCGTTCGCCACCGAATCTGGACCCTTGGTTTGTGTGGGACGCTTTGCATCCCTTTGCTCACATGCCTGTTACCGAGCTATCAAGTCGCTGTTCTGCCGCCAACATCCGTTGCGTCGGTTGCGACAATCGCTTCGACCAATTCAACGGCCGACGAAAGCGAAATGCTCGAACCGCTTCTTGTTAGCGATCCCCCGCAGCAGTCACCCAGTGCGTTGCCCGATGCGACTGTCATCAATGTCGCATCCGAGGCAGAGTCGGCACATCAACCAGACCGTGCATCGGCACCGTCAATTCTGATGCCTCCTTTGGTTCAAACGCCCGCAGCAAGCGATTCGTTGTGGATTGTGCTGTACCTGATTGGTACCACTGTGTTGTTGACAACTTGGTTGCTTCGTCAATTTCGGACGCTGAACTGGATCTCCAACGCGCATCCTGTTGACGAGCCAAATGTGCTCTCGTTGTTGTCAGAGATTCGCAAAGATTGGATGGAACGAAACGCCTCGAGTCGATCTCCACAGGTCTCGCTGTTGCACCGAGAAGATCTGTCGATGCCATGTGCAGCAGGAATTTTCCGACCAGTCATTCTCCTTCCGACCGAATGTTTGACTTGGCCGCAAGAACGCCTGAGGTCAGTCCTGCTTCATGAGCTGGCTCATGTTGTTCGGCGTGATTTGCTGACTCAATCATTGGCCGAGATCTGCCGCGCCGTCTATTGGTTCAATCCTTTCGTCTGGCTCGCCGTCGCACGGCTGCATGTTGAACGCGAACAGGCTTGCGATGATCACGTCCTTCGCTCGGGCGTCGTTGCCAGCGAATACGCCGAAACACTGCTCGATGTCGCACGTGATTATCGCCGCTCCCATCATGCGATCGGACTCGCAATGGCACGCCCCAACGCTTTGCAACAACGCATCGTCTCACTGCTGGATGCGACACGATCACGCATCGCAGTCAACCGATCCGTTGCACTTGGCGTGCTGGTTGCCATCACAATGATCAGCGGTGCGGTCTCTGTGTTGCGTCCCAGTTCGATGGCGGATGAACCAACCAAAGTCGCCGAACAAACAGAGGAACTAGGAGTCCAAACCCGTGGCATTGGTGTTTCGACGGAGGTCCTTTTGCGTGGAACGGTGGTTGATTCAAAAGGCATCCCTGTTCCCGATCCACAGATCGAAATCACGCTTCATCTCGCGAGTGGCAACAGACGCCTCAAGCCAACGATCAGTGGCAATTCCTTCGAGACTTGGTTGCCGGCCTCAAGATTAAGCTGGTACGGCTTCCATGTAGATGTTCGCCGAGATGGCACCAGCGACGAACGCGCCTTTCACTCTGTCAGTCGCCGTGAACTTCGTGGCTTCCTCGAAGGTGGCATGAACATCCAGCTACAACGTCCGACAGGTTTCACCGAGATCCATGTCACCGAAAAGAACCAACCCGTTCCAAACGCAAACGTGCAGGTTCAAATTGCATTCGGTCGAACCGCTCGCGAGAAAACCGACCGCAACGGAATGGCTCGAATCGGTCTCTACGAAAACAAAAGGCTGTCGTCCATCACGGCGTGGACCGCGGACCATCGCGTCGGCGGCTATCAATTCAGTCGCCAACCCGTGCGAGATGGCAACGCCCCGGTTCACTACGTTGAACTCTCAAAATGCCGCGACCAAACCATTCGCATGGTTGACGAAGATGGCGCCGGTATTGAGGGCGTCGAATTCCGAATGCAACTGGCAACTCCCGTCCCGCACGTCAACTACATCGGTACAACAGAGCAGTGGGAATTGAAGACCGATTCGAATGGCGAAGCCGTTTTGAAATATTTCCCGGATTGGCCGGAGGTCCATCGCTACGCCGAACTGCTCAGCCAAGATTGGTTCATTCTCAAAAAAGCGACTCCTGTCGATGACGCGCTGGTCATCACACTCAAACGTCGTGTCAAGCGTCACCGTGTGATGGGAAGCCTCAAGGGTGATCAGATAACTGTCGCCGGCTTCAGTGTTCAAGCAGGAACTTTCCAGGCAGAAACGGAAGGTCATAGCGAGCAACTTTTCGCGATCACCGATTCCCAAGGACACTTTTGGATCGACGTGCTTCCCGGAGCGACGTACAGCGTTCGCATCAACGACTCAAATTTGATCAGTGACTACTCGGACGTGCTAGCATTCGATCCAGAAACGTCGCAAGTCAATGCACCTGAACTCACCCTGCAAGAAGGTGTCGTGGCGAAGGCCAAATTGACCGCTGGCAAGGATCGGACACCCATCGCGAACGCAAGCGTGTCTTTTTGGGAAAAGCACCAATACGAATGGATGGAAGATGGAACATCCCGCACGGGTGTCACAGGGCGAAGCACTTGGGCAACCACCGATGAGGATGGAATCGCGACAATGCTCGTGCTTCCCGGCATCGTGGAAGTTTCAGCTCGTCAAAACGACTGGCGAAGTTCAGCTCGCATTGACGCTGCGGAGGACGGCGAGAACTTTGCTGAACTTCACCGAGAAATTGCGGAGTCGAGATTGGTAACGGGAAAACTGGTTCTGGCAGAAAATGCTGATGCCTCCTTGAACGACTGCGAGCTGACCATCGGTGCTATCGATGGCAAAACGTGGGACCAACGTTCGTTGCAAGTTGACGGCGACTCGGAGTTTTCCTTCGCGACCGCGGCATCGAAACTTGGCATTTGCGCCATCACTGACGACAAAAAATTCGCAGGTATCACGATTGCGAGAGACCTCACCGAACCAATCGTGGTGACGCTAAATCCGACCGAAACGATTCGTGGCCGCCTGTTGGACTCGAACGGCATTCCCGTCGCCGGCCGAACGATCATCGCTCGCGGCACCTTTGCTGATTCACTTGACAACCGAACACTCGATCCATTCACAAAGGTGTCTGCTCCTACTCAGGTGACAGTCACCAATCAAACCACAGAGTCGGATGCCGACGGGAACTATGTGATCACCGGTCTGCCGTGTTTTGTGACCACCACGATTTATGTCGAAGGCCAGGACTGGCGGCTCGACCAAGTCTATCTGCAACCTGGCGAAAAACGTCCGACGTTGGTTTCGAGACTTCACAGCACAACCCAATCAAAAGCATCCCGCAAACCCATCGTTCTACGTTGGTCAACTTTGATGCGAGACAGCAGACTGGGTGGCTATCGTTCTTTGGTCATTCTTTCGCAAGACAATGTCGAAGTGAATCAGTTCATTGATGATCACCTCTTGAACTATCGAAAGAATCGTGTTGCTGCGAAGTTCATGACACTGACTTACCATCCCAATCCCGCTGACGCCCGTTTCGCAGCGACTCAGAACTGGACCATTCCCAGTGAAAACAAACTCACTGCGATCGCCTACGATAAATCCGGAACGGAAATCGGACGGGAAACGTTTGACGCCGACGACCCGAACAGCGCCGCTCATGCAGCAGCATTCCTTCATCAACACGCCCCGGAGGATGTCGACATGGAGCAAGCTTGGAATGAAGCATTTGCAGTGGCAGAGCAAACGGATCGCCGGGTTTGGGTGCGACTGAGTGGACGCTATTGTGGCCCATGCTTCACATTCGCTCGCTGGCTGGATGACCACAGCAACGTATTGAGCAAGGACTTCGTAATGCTGAAACTGGAGCAGGGAACGAGTTCAGAGAACAGTGAAATCGTGAATCGCTTGACCGATGGAAATCATGTTGGCATCCCGTTCCACGCCATGTTCTTCGCCGACGGAACCAAAATCATCGACAGCAAGGGTCCCCTGGGAAACATCGGATCCGTGTCAGGATTTGAAGGCAAACAACACCTGAGAAAGATGCTGGAAGCCTCCTGCCAACGCATCTCACCCACCGAAATGCAATCGGTGATCTCGAGTCTGGAAGACTGA